The proteins below come from a single Miscanthus floridulus cultivar M001 chromosome 1, ASM1932011v1, whole genome shotgun sequence genomic window:
- the LOC136491729 gene encoding 26S proteasome non-ATPase regulatory subunit 13 homolog B-like yields MALQYVEAQRQALPDLADWYASLADLYQRKLWHQLTLKLDQFLQLQAAQTGDTIIQLYNNFITDFETKINLLKLAHFAVIASRQYPDKDAAITFLEVVITKLRETRESRINEPILYVKMQIAAINLEKGNQKECKNLLEDGKTTLNSMTDVDPTVHASFYWISSQYHKARQEFAEFYKNALLYLAYTTVESLSESFKLDLAFDLSLAALLGDYIYNFGELLAHPIINSLIGTKVEWVYHMLQAFNTGNLALYQELCRVHNAALTAQPALVQNERKLLEKINILCLMEIIFSRPSEDRTIPLSDIAERTKLSISDVEYLLMKSLSVHLIEGIIDEVDSTVHVSWVQPRVLGIPQVKALRDRLDAWVGKVHTTLLSVEAETPDLVAA; encoded by the exons ATGGCGCTGCAGTACGTGGAAGCGCAGCGGCAGGCGCTCCCGGACCTCGCCGACTGGTACGCCTCCCTCGCCGACCTCTACCAGCGGAAGCTATGGCACCAGCTCACCCTCAAGCTCGACCAATTCCTACAGCTCCAGGCCGCACAG ACCGGAGACACTATCATTCAGCTCTACAACAATTTCATCACCGACTTTGAGACCAAGATTAATCTGCTCAAGCTTGCCCATTTTGCGGTGATAGCTTCTCGCCAGTACCCTGATAAGGATGCTGCAATTACTTTCTTAGAGGTGGTGATCACAAAGCTGCGTGAGACAAGAGAGTCGCGGATTAATGAACCAATTCTCTATGTGAAGATGCAAATTGCAGCTATTAATCTTGAGAAAGGAAACCAAAAAGAGTGCAAGAATTTGTTGGAGGATGGGAAAACCACTCTCAATAGTATGACTGATGTCGATCCCACAGTTCATGCTAGCTTTTACTGGATATCATCTCAATACCACAAGGCCCGCCAAGAATTTGCGGAGTTCTATAAGAACGCTCTTCTCTATCTGGCCTATACAACTGTGGAGTCTCTATCTGAGTCATTCAAGCTA GACTTGGCTTTTGATCTTTCTCTAGCAGCCTTGCTGGGTGATTACATTTACAACTTTGGAGAGTTGTTAGCTCACCCGATT ATCAATAGTCTTATTGGAACCAAGGTGGAGTGGGTTTATCATATGTTACAAGCATTCAACACCGGCAACCTTGCTCTCTACCAAGAACTTTGCAGGGTTCACAATGCTGCTCTTACTGCACAACCAGCTTTGGTGCAGAATGAGCGGAAGCTGCTTGAGAAAATCAATATTCTTTGTCTGATGGAGATAATCTTTAG CCGGCCATCTGAAGATAGAACTATTCCATTAAGTGATATTGCTGAGCGGACTAAGCTTTCAATCAGTGACGTGGAATATCTTCTTATGAAGAGCCTCTCG GTTCATCTTATTGAGGGAATAATTGATGAAGTGGACAGTACAGTTCACGTCTCGTGGGTCCAGCCCAGAGTGCTTGGAATTCCACAGGTTAAGGCTTTGCGCGACCGCCTGGATGCCTGGGTTGGAAAGGTCCATACCACATTGCTTTCAGTTGAGGCGGAAACCCCTGATCTTGTTGCTGCGTAA
- the LOC136539342 gene encoding TOM1-like protein 1, protein MSDNLMDKVNALGERLKISGAEVSRKMSVGVSNMSFKMKEFFQGQNMADKIVDEATLETMDAPDWATNLEICDMVNTDRVNSVEVIRAVKRRIMLKNPRVQYLSLVLLETIVKNCDKAFSEIAAERVLDEMVKLIDDPQTIVNNRNKALMLIEAWGESGDDLRYLPVYEETYKSLRSRGIRFPGRDDESLAPIFTPPRSVPAAEPYSEVAQEGYQEIPDESFAPARTAPAVQVNEAFEVARNSVELLSTVLSSSPQKEVLQDELATTLVQQCQQCQYTIQRIIETAGDNEAQLFEALSIHEELQKVLSKYEKLKEPVCVELEPEPAMIPVTVEPEESPRTVSKEDAHVRKPAGSGDQSGRDDLLQDLDDMIFGKKGATSSHQDTTPRKDNKDDFISF, encoded by the exons ATGAGCGACAATCTGATGGATAAAGTCAACGCCCTTGGTGAGCGGCTCAAGATAAGCGGTGCAGAAGTTAGCCGGAAGATGTCAGTTGGCGTCAGCAACAtgagtttcaagatgaaggagttcTTCCAGGGCCAGAACATGGCGGACAAGATTGTTGACGAAGCCACGTTGGAGACCATGGACGCCCCCGATTGGGCTACCAACCTTGAGATATGCGACATGGTGAACACCGACAGGGTCAACAGCGTTGAAGTCATCCGGGCTGTCAAGAGAAGAATTATGTTGAAGAATCCACGGGTGCAGTATCTATCTCTCGTCCTACTTGAGACCATTGTTAAGAACTGCGACAAGGCTTTCTCTGAGATTGCTGCTGAGCGGGTGCTTGATGAGATGGTCAAGCTGATTGATGATCCGCAGACTATAGTTAACAACAGAAACAAGGCTCTTATGCTTATTGAAGCATGGGGAGAATCCGGAGATGACCTCCGCTACCTTCCAGTGTATGAAGAAACGTACAAG AGCTTAAGATCTAGGGGAATTCGCTTTCCTGGGCGTGATGATGAGAGCCTAGCACCAATATTTACTCCTCCTCGTTCAGTACCTGCAGCTGAACCATATTCTGAGGTAGCACAAGAAGGATATCAGGAGATTCCAGATGAGAGTTTTGCTCCAGCTCGCACTGCCCCTGCTGTGCAAGTAAATGAGGCTTTTGAGGTGGCTCGTAATAGTGTCGAGCTTCTTTCCACAGTATTATCTTCCTCTCCGCAGAAAGAAGTTTTACAG GATGAATTGGCAACCACTCTCGTTCAACAATGCCAACAATGTCAATACACGATCCAGAGGATCATCGAGACGGCTGGTGATAATGAGGCTCAGCTATTTGAGGCATTGAGCATTCACGAGGAACTGCAGAAGGTCCTGTCCAAGTATGAAAAGCTCAAGGAGCCTGTTTGTGTTGAGCTAGAGCCCGAGCCAGCGATGATTCCAGTTACCGTGGAGCCTGAGGAATCCCCCCGCACTGTGAGCAAAGAAGACGCCCATGTAAGGAAACCAGCAGGTTCTGGAGATCAGTCCGGTCGGGATGACCTGCTCCAGGATCTAGATGACATGATATTTGGTAAGAAAGGTGCTACCTCGTCTCATCAGGACACTACTCCCAGAAAGGATAACAAGGATGATTTCATCAGCTTCTAA